A section of the Euzebya rosea genome encodes:
- the groL gene encoding chaperonin GroEL (60 kDa chaperone family; promotes refolding of misfolded polypeptides especially under stressful conditions; forms two stacked rings of heptamers to form a barrel-shaped 14mer; ends can be capped by GroES; misfolded proteins enter the barrel where they are refolded when GroES binds) codes for MAKQLKFHEDARRKLETGVNQLADAVKVTLGPKGRNVVLEKKWGSPTITKDGVTVAREIELEDAYENMGAQLVKEVATKTNDVAGDGTTTATVLAQAMIKEGLRNVAAGANPTMLQRGMQSAVERVVEAIGTMARDIETQDEITNVASISANNDPSIGEVIAEAMDKVGKDGVITVEESQTFGLELDFVEGMQFDKGYISPYMVTDTDRMEAVLEDPYILIANQKIGSVQDLLPVLEKVMQGGKPLVIIAEDLEGEALATLVVNKIRGTFQSVAVKAPGFGDRRKAMLQDIAILTGGQVISEEVGLKLDGVTLDLLGRARKVTITKDNTTIVEGAGSQEDIDGRIKQIKGEIDNTDSDWDREKLQERLAKLSGGVAVVKVGAATEVELKEKKHRIEDALSATRAAVEEGIVGGGGTALLQAGNALDKLDLEGDYATGANIVKQALSAPLYWIAANAGLEGSVVVEKVRNLDAGQGLNALTGEYGDMIAFGVVDPAKVTRSALQNAASIAGIMLTTETLIADKPEPAAAAPAGGDHGHGMGGMDF; via the coding sequence ATGGCTAAGCAGCTGAAGTTCCACGAGGACGCCCGCCGCAAGCTCGAGACTGGTGTCAACCAGCTCGCCGACGCGGTCAAGGTCACCCTCGGCCCCAAGGGACGCAACGTCGTCCTCGAGAAGAAGTGGGGCTCCCCCACGATCACCAAGGACGGCGTCACCGTCGCCCGCGAGATCGAGCTGGAGGACGCCTACGAGAACATGGGCGCCCAGCTGGTCAAGGAGGTCGCCACCAAGACCAACGACGTCGCTGGTGACGGCACCACGACCGCCACGGTCCTGGCCCAGGCCATGATCAAGGAGGGCCTCCGCAACGTCGCGGCCGGCGCCAACCCGACCATGCTGCAGCGCGGCATGCAGTCGGCCGTCGAGCGCGTCGTCGAGGCCATCGGCACGATGGCCCGTGACATCGAGACCCAGGACGAGATCACCAACGTGGCCTCGATCTCGGCCAACAACGACCCCTCCATCGGCGAGGTCATCGCCGAGGCGATGGACAAGGTCGGCAAGGACGGCGTCATCACCGTCGAGGAGTCCCAGACCTTCGGCCTGGAGCTCGACTTCGTCGAGGGCATGCAGTTCGACAAGGGCTACATCTCCCCCTACATGGTGACCGACACCGACCGGATGGAGGCCGTCCTCGAGGACCCCTACATCCTGATCGCCAACCAGAAGATCGGCTCGGTCCAGGACCTGCTGCCGGTGCTGGAGAAGGTCATGCAGGGCGGCAAGCCGCTCGTCATCATCGCCGAGGACCTGGAGGGCGAAGCCCTCGCGACCCTGGTCGTCAACAAGATCCGCGGCACCTTCCAGTCCGTGGCCGTCAAGGCCCCCGGCTTCGGCGACCGTCGCAAGGCCATGCTGCAGGACATCGCCATCCTCACCGGTGGCCAGGTCATCAGCGAAGAGGTTGGCCTCAAGCTGGACGGCGTCACGCTGGACCTGCTGGGTCGTGCCCGCAAGGTCACGATCACCAAGGACAACACCACGATCGTTGAGGGCGCCGGGTCCCAGGAGGACATCGACGGCCGCATCAAGCAGATCAAGGGTGAGATCGACAACACCGACTCCGACTGGGACCGCGAGAAGCTCCAGGAGCGTCTGGCGAAGCTGTCCGGCGGCGTCGCTGTCGTGAAGGTCGGCGCGGCCACCGAGGTCGAGCTCAAGGAGAAGAAGCACCGCATCGAGGACGCCCTGTCCGCGACCCGCGCTGCTGTCGAGGAGGGCATCGTCGGCGGTGGTGGCACCGCGCTGCTGCAGGCCGGCAACGCCCTGGACAAGCTGGACCTCGAGGGCGACTACGCCACGGGTGCCAACATCGTCAAGCAGGCGCTGTCCGCGCCGCTGTACTGGATCGCCGCCAACGCGGGCCTCGAGGGCTCCGTTGTCGTGGAGAAGGTGCGCAACCTGGACGCTGGCCAAGGCCTCAACGCCCTGACCGGTGAGTACGGGGACATGATCGCCTTCGGCGTCGTCGACCCGGCCAAGGTGACCCGTTCTGCCCTGCAGAACGCCGCCTCGATCGCTGGCATCATGCTGACGACCGAGACCCTGATCGCCGACAAGCCCGAGCCCGCTGCTGCGGCTCCGGCCGGTGGCGACCACGGCCACGGCATGGGCGGCATGGACTTCTAG
- the rimI gene encoding ribosomal protein S18-alanine N-acetyltransferase: MTAVTVRPMEADDLPVVLTIEHAVQPQPWTEGLFRAELAEPTRAYRVAVDDAGQVLGFGGILVAVDEMHVTTLATSADHLRRGIASHLMVALMEEARTRGATAATLEVRTENQPAQRLYARFGFAPVGVRPGYYAATGEDALIMWAHDLDGSECAARLDRLRAALSPVRTTTLEGVR; this comes from the coding sequence GTGACCGCCGTGACCGTACGGCCGATGGAGGCCGACGACCTGCCGGTGGTGCTCACCATCGAGCACGCCGTCCAGCCCCAGCCGTGGACCGAGGGCCTGTTCCGGGCCGAGCTCGCCGAGCCGACGCGTGCCTACCGGGTCGCCGTCGACGACGCCGGGCAGGTGCTCGGCTTCGGGGGCATCCTCGTGGCCGTCGACGAGATGCACGTCACCACGCTGGCCACGTCCGCCGACCACCTCCGCCGTGGCATCGCCTCCCACCTGATGGTGGCCCTGATGGAGGAAGCGCGGACGCGTGGGGCCACCGCCGCCACGCTGGAGGTCCGCACCGAGAACCAGCCGGCACAGCGGCTGTACGCCCGCTTCGGCTTCGCCCCGGTCGGGGTGCGTCCCGGCTACTACGCCGCCACCGGTGAGGACGCCCTGATCATGTGGGCCCACGACCTCGACGGGTCCGAGTGCGCCGCCCGGCTGGACCGCCTCAGGGCCGCCCTGTCCCCCGTCCGAACCACCACCCTCGAAGGAGTCCGCTGA
- the tsaD gene encoding tRNA (adenosine(37)-N6)-threonylcarbamoyltransferase complex transferase subunit TsaD: MLVLGIETSCDETAVALVEDGTTVRSNVIGTQFEHHRPFGGVVPEIAARAHLDMMLPAIDRAFVEAGATYADVEGVAVTAGPGLVGALLVGVAAAKSIALAHDLPFIGVNHLEGHVCATQLEFGHLEPPMISLIVSGGHTSLVLLDAEGRFETIGQTIDDAAGEAFDKIARFMGLPFPGGPEIDKLGRTGDPTAIAFPRAMMNDGTLDFSMSGLKTAVIRELRRREAVGEEIVMPDVAASFNEAIVDVLVTKTLRAAEAHDVGTITLVGGVAANGRLREAMADGCARTDRRLLLPQPVLCTDNGAMIAAAGYNRLVAGERSPLTIDADPGLPLVPLAG, translated from the coding sequence ATGCTGGTCCTCGGGATCGAGACGTCCTGCGACGAAACCGCCGTGGCGCTGGTCGAGGACGGCACCACCGTCCGCTCCAACGTCATCGGCACCCAGTTCGAGCACCACCGCCCCTTCGGTGGGGTCGTCCCGGAGATCGCCGCCCGCGCGCACCTGGACATGATGCTGCCCGCGATCGACCGCGCGTTCGTCGAGGCGGGGGCCACCTACGCCGACGTCGAGGGCGTGGCCGTCACGGCGGGGCCGGGCCTGGTCGGGGCGCTGCTGGTCGGCGTGGCCGCCGCCAAGTCCATCGCGCTGGCCCACGACCTGCCGTTCATCGGCGTCAACCACCTCGAGGGGCACGTCTGCGCCACGCAGCTGGAGTTCGGCCACCTCGAGCCGCCGATGATCAGCCTCATCGTCTCCGGGGGGCACACCTCGCTGGTGCTGCTGGACGCCGAGGGGCGCTTCGAGACGATCGGCCAGACCATCGACGACGCGGCTGGCGAGGCGTTCGACAAGATCGCCCGGTTCATGGGGCTGCCGTTTCCCGGCGGGCCCGAGATCGACAAGCTGGGCCGCACGGGTGACCCGACGGCGATCGCGTTCCCCCGGGCGATGATGAACGACGGGACCCTCGACTTCTCGATGTCGGGCCTGAAGACCGCGGTCATCCGCGAGCTGCGGCGACGCGAGGCGGTGGGGGAGGAGATCGTCATGCCCGATGTCGCCGCGTCGTTCAACGAGGCGATCGTCGACGTGCTGGTCACCAAGACCCTGCGGGCGGCGGAGGCCCATGACGTGGGCACCATCACCCTGGTCGGGGGTGTGGCCGCCAACGGGCGGCTGCGCGAGGCGATGGCGGACGGCTGTGCGCGGACGGACCGTCGCCTGCTGCTGCCCCAGCCGGTCCTCTGCACCGACAACGGGGCGATGATCGCCGCTGCGGGATACAACCGACTCGTGGCCGGTGAACGGTCGCCGCTGACGATCGATGCCGACCCGGGCCTGCCGCTGGTCCCGCTCGCCGGGTAG
- a CDS encoding PP2C family protein-serine/threonine phosphatase — MTSTDATAPGADRAPHTTEGVLTALTGLIRHLASATTVVEVLTALVDTVVDATEATGAAVLERHATTGRVEVAVDTGLDLPADQAALATLWATSDRDRPQAWTDAAGVPPPLRGLTGWGAGLVIDVGAEEPADRVLLVAGEHAPAHLQSCRDMAMAVAPALDALRQHQRMARTRNLLDRVTELAARLTRAGTVSGLLTALVEEVADLDVVTATVVWRMVADPDADRLVAEAEAGPGLRVLQHGMDEAVERRIRGVLAPGTSRAGRAMLGAPAPLADGRLLTLLLIGEDPRRALGLLHDRPLDPEVHGVLSTLAGALGPALVNAGLATERRTLLGTFSRTLRPGRVPAGTDIGVEHHPNTTAAESFGGDFFDWFQPDEHRVLLALGDVAGKGVPAAAAASMAVWSLRALGRQGTGPNVLARLLDTAVAEELGGERFVTLALLDIDTTTWRVRMVLAGHPAPLLLRQTTPLEELDLHADRPLGVMPLGPAFTTHERQLEPGDALVLFTDGATEAQAPDGQRLGRDRLRAAAEAAWTPGAVRASEMAGALWSAVHAWSGGPPDDDCALIVLRRP; from the coding sequence ATGACCTCCACCGACGCCACCGCCCCGGGCGCTGACCGGGCACCCCACACCACCGAGGGGGTGCTGACGGCACTCACCGGCCTGATCCGACACCTCGCCAGCGCCACGACCGTCGTCGAGGTGCTGACCGCGCTCGTCGACACCGTCGTCGACGCCACCGAGGCGACGGGCGCCGCGGTGCTGGAGCGGCACGCCACCACCGGACGGGTCGAGGTCGCCGTCGACACCGGCCTGGACCTCCCCGCCGACCAAGCCGCACTGGCAACGCTGTGGGCGACCAGCGACCGCGACCGGCCCCAGGCCTGGACCGACGCGGCAGGCGTGCCACCGCCGCTTCGTGGCCTGACCGGATGGGGCGCCGGCCTGGTCATCGACGTCGGTGCGGAGGAACCGGCCGACCGGGTCCTGCTGGTCGCCGGCGAGCACGCCCCCGCCCACCTGCAGTCCTGCCGCGACATGGCGATGGCCGTGGCTCCGGCGCTCGACGCCCTGCGTCAGCACCAACGCATGGCCCGCACGCGCAACCTCCTGGACCGTGTGACGGAGCTGGCCGCACGGCTCACCCGTGCAGGGACCGTCTCGGGCCTGCTCACCGCGCTGGTCGAGGAGGTCGCCGACCTGGATGTCGTCACGGCCACTGTGGTCTGGCGCATGGTCGCCGATCCCGACGCCGACCGACTCGTGGCCGAGGCCGAGGCGGGCCCCGGCCTGCGCGTGCTGCAGCACGGCATGGACGAGGCGGTGGAACGACGGATCCGCGGTGTCCTGGCCCCCGGCACCTCTCGCGCCGGACGGGCCATGCTCGGCGCCCCCGCCCCCCTCGCGGACGGGCGGCTGCTGACGCTGCTGCTCATCGGTGAGGACCCGCGGCGGGCCCTCGGCCTTCTGCACGACCGCCCCCTCGACCCCGAGGTCCACGGCGTCCTGTCGACCCTCGCCGGGGCGCTCGGCCCGGCGCTGGTCAACGCCGGCCTCGCGACCGAGCGACGAACGTTGCTCGGCACGTTCAGCCGCACCCTGCGTCCGGGGCGGGTACCGGCCGGCACCGACATCGGCGTCGAACACCACCCCAACACCACGGCTGCGGAGTCCTTCGGCGGTGACTTCTTCGACTGGTTCCAGCCCGACGAACACCGTGTCCTGCTCGCCCTCGGCGACGTGGCCGGCAAGGGTGTCCCGGCTGCCGCGGCCGCCAGCATGGCGGTCTGGTCGCTCCGAGCGCTGGGCCGCCAGGGGACCGGGCCGAACGTGCTGGCGCGGCTGCTGGACACCGCGGTCGCGGAGGAGCTCGGCGGCGAACGCTTCGTCACGCTGGCCCTGCTCGACATCGACACCACGACCTGGCGCGTGCGCATGGTCCTCGCCGGCCATCCCGCACCGTTGCTGCTGCGACAGACCACCCCGCTGGAGGAGCTGGACCTGCACGCCGATCGCCCGCTCGGCGTCATGCCGCTCGGGCCGGCGTTCACCACCCACGAACGGCAGCTCGAGCCGGGTGACGCGTTGGTGTTGTTCACCGACGGTGCGACCGAGGCCCAGGCCCCCGACGGTCAGCGGCTCGGCAGGGACCGCCTCCGGGCGGCAGCGGAGGCCGCGTGGACGCCCGGGGCCGTCCGGGCAAGCGAGATGGCGGGGGCGCTCTGGTCCGCGGTGCATGCTTGGTCCGGTGGGCCCCCCGACGACGACTGCGCGCTCATCGTCCTGCGCAGACCCTGA
- a CDS encoding GNAT family N-acetyltransferase, translating to MTTTPARPTAVRLRLSGVPAVVDALERDFGRLPAGMWDPRHHYLLDALDRHESQRFVVWGDHAPRSVVHLGLTGTVLPAGHPDGAEELAPFVERSRWRIMIGDEAITSALLDLAMGRSWWRRRPQVRIQRFMTVERMDGFADVEGFRRGARQDLPWLEEFACRLHVEDRMGPPLGGSARVAVGHRMGESVDRGMTWVVERAGRPVAKLDLSLYSTRRGAQIAGVYVDPEWRGRGIATGMVQRLSAELLHGGLPVISLHVRDDNEPAIRAYRGAGFAERGNWLLALR from the coding sequence GTGACGACGACCCCAGCCCGTCCCACCGCAGTGCGCCTGCGGTTGTCGGGGGTACCCGCGGTCGTCGACGCCCTGGAGCGCGACTTCGGTCGCCTGCCCGCGGGCATGTGGGATCCCCGCCACCACTACCTGCTCGATGCGCTGGACCGCCACGAGAGCCAGCGGTTCGTGGTGTGGGGCGATCACGCGCCGCGGTCCGTGGTGCACCTCGGGTTGACCGGGACGGTGCTGCCGGCCGGCCACCCCGACGGGGCGGAGGAGCTCGCGCCGTTCGTCGAGCGGTCCCGCTGGCGGATCATGATCGGGGACGAGGCGATCACCAGCGCCCTGCTGGACCTGGCGATGGGTCGGTCGTGGTGGCGCCGTCGGCCGCAGGTGCGCATCCAGCGCTTCATGACCGTGGAGCGCATGGACGGCTTCGCCGACGTGGAGGGGTTCCGGCGCGGGGCCCGGCAGGACCTGCCGTGGCTGGAGGAGTTCGCCTGCCGCCTGCACGTCGAGGACCGGATGGGGCCGCCGCTCGGCGGCAGCGCACGCGTGGCTGTGGGTCACCGGATGGGCGAGTCGGTGGATCGCGGGATGACCTGGGTCGTCGAACGTGCCGGTCGGCCCGTCGCCAAGCTGGACCTGTCGCTGTACTCCACTCGGCGGGGTGCGCAGATCGCGGGCGTCTACGTCGACCCGGAGTGGCGGGGCCGCGGGATCGCCACCGGCATGGTCCAGCGCCTCTCGGCCGAGCTGCTCCACGGTGGCCTGCCGGTGATCAGCCTGCACGTCCGCGACGACAACGAGCCCGCCATCCGCGCCTACCGCGGCGCCGGCTTCGCCGAACGCGGCAACTGGTTGCTGGCACTCCGCTGA
- the groES gene encoding co-chaperone GroES gives MATATKVALQPLEDRVVVQANEAEQTTASGLVIPDTAKEKPQEGTVIAVGPGRVGDDNERVPMDVAEGDVVIYSKYGGTEIKLGGEEYIILSARDILAKIQK, from the coding sequence ATGGCGACCGCCACCAAGGTTGCACTGCAGCCGCTGGAAGACCGTGTTGTCGTGCAGGCCAACGAGGCCGAGCAGACCACCGCCAGCGGACTGGTCATTCCCGACACCGCCAAGGAGAAGCCCCAGGAGGGCACCGTCATCGCAGTCGGCCCGGGCCGCGTCGGTGACGACAACGAGCGGGTTCCGATGGACGTCGCCGAGGGCGACGTTGTCATCTACTCCAAGTACGGCGGGACCGAGATCAAGCTGGGCGGCGAGGAGTACATCATCCTCTCCGCTCGCGACATCCTCGCCAAGATCCAGAAGTAA
- a CDS encoding transcriptional regulator — protein sequence MATDYQKRLGARLRAIRQQQGLTLQQVEEVSGGRWKAVVVGSYERGDRAVSVAKLAELSEFYNVPVSELLPKEDLPSSATSAAASKIMLDLRKLSRADLDPELRPVSRFAHTIQLQRGDFNGNVLTIRGEDLRALSVIYGTDPEDLVIRLEDEGVLAQA from the coding sequence GTGGCCACGGACTACCAGAAGCGTCTTGGGGCCCGTCTGCGTGCCATCCGTCAGCAGCAGGGTCTGACCCTGCAGCAGGTGGAGGAGGTCTCGGGCGGCCGTTGGAAGGCGGTCGTCGTCGGGTCCTACGAGCGTGGGGACCGCGCGGTCTCGGTGGCCAAGCTGGCCGAGCTGAGCGAGTTCTACAACGTGCCGGTGTCGGAGCTGCTGCCGAAGGAGGACCTGCCGTCGTCGGCGACGTCCGCTGCCGCCAGCAAGATCATGCTCGACCTGCGCAAGCTCTCGCGGGCCGACCTCGACCCCGAGCTGCGGCCGGTCAGCCGGTTCGCCCACACCATCCAGCTGCAGCGCGGCGACTTCAACGGCAACGTCCTCACCATCCGTGGCGAGGACCTGCGGGCGCTGTCGGTCATCTACGGCACCGACCCGGAGGACCTGGTCATCCGCCTCGAGGACGAGGGAGTCCTCGCCCAGGCGTAG
- the tsaB gene encoding tRNA (adenosine(37)-N6)-threonylcarbamoyltransferase complex dimerization subunit type 1 TsaB, translating into MLVLGVETSTPAASVCLATEQGVVASTSLGSGLPHLQRAHGRFVTEAISWCLRSAELVPDDVKGVAVSLGPGLFTGMRVGIATAQAFAHARQLPVVGLASLDLLAFPHRHAHGVICSVIDAKRGELFWALYRCAPGGVQRVTEFRTGRPETLAGELEAIGEDVLCVGDGAIAHAGLLASVGAEIGGVGSAHPSAQALVELALPRFLREETRRPEELTPTYIRQADAQINWAKRGALHGGTAGA; encoded by the coding sequence ATGCTCGTCCTCGGCGTCGAGACCTCCACTCCCGCCGCCAGCGTCTGCCTGGCCACCGAACAGGGCGTGGTCGCCTCCACCTCCCTCGGCAGCGGCCTGCCGCACCTCCAGCGTGCCCACGGCCGCTTCGTCACCGAGGCCATCAGCTGGTGCCTGCGGTCCGCCGAGCTCGTCCCCGACGACGTCAAGGGCGTCGCGGTGTCGCTCGGCCCCGGTTTGTTCACCGGCATGCGCGTCGGCATCGCCACCGCGCAGGCGTTCGCGCACGCACGCCAGCTGCCCGTGGTCGGGCTTGCGTCCCTCGACCTGCTCGCCTTCCCGCACCGGCACGCGCACGGGGTCATCTGCAGCGTCATCGACGCCAAGCGCGGTGAGCTGTTCTGGGCGCTGTACCGCTGCGCCCCGGGCGGCGTCCAGCGGGTGACGGAGTTCCGCACGGGACGGCCCGAGACGCTGGCCGGCGAGCTCGAGGCCATCGGCGAGGACGTGCTGTGCGTCGGTGACGGCGCGATCGCCCACGCCGGGCTGCTGGCCAGCGTCGGCGCGGAGATCGGTGGCGTCGGCTCGGCCCACCCGTCCGCCCAGGCGCTGGTGGAGCTCGCGCTGCCGCGGTTCCTCCGGGAGGAGACCCGCCGGCCCGAGGAGCTGACCCCCACCTACATCCGCCAGGCCGATGCACAGATCAACTGGGCCAAGCGCGGGGCGCTGCACGGTGGGACGGCCGGCGCGTGA
- a CDS encoding DUF4916 domain-containing protein translates to MSDADILSTQHRWLEDEELSWIRERVPTVYVEAVPVRTDHLGTVTKVGLLLRPRPDGTVSRAIVSGRVLYGETIRDSLWRHLTKDLGPDAEPLLPPNPSPFTVAEYFPEPSRTGYSDPRQHAVSLVYVVPVSGECAPSQDTLDFSWMSVEDATSPLVATEMTGGQDRLVRMAMAHVGVLP, encoded by the coding sequence GTGAGCGACGCCGACATCCTGTCCACCCAGCACCGCTGGCTGGAGGACGAAGAGCTGTCCTGGATCCGCGAACGCGTCCCGACGGTGTACGTCGAGGCCGTCCCGGTGCGCACCGACCACCTCGGGACGGTGACGAAGGTGGGCCTGCTGCTGCGTCCCCGCCCCGACGGCACGGTCTCCCGCGCCATCGTGAGCGGCCGAGTGCTGTACGGCGAGACCATCCGTGACTCGCTGTGGCGTCACCTGACCAAGGACCTCGGACCGGACGCCGAGCCGCTGCTGCCGCCCAACCCCTCCCCCTTCACGGTGGCCGAGTACTTCCCCGAGCCGTCCAGGACCGGCTACTCCGACCCCCGCCAGCATGCGGTCAGCCTCGTCTACGTCGTGCCGGTGAGCGGTGAGTGCGCCCCGAGCCAGGACACCCTCGACTTCTCGTGGATGAGCGTTGAGGACGCCACGTCCCCCCTCGTCGCCACCGAGATGACCGGCGGCCAGGACCGCCTCGTCCGCATGGCGATGGCCCACGTCGGCGTCCTCCCCTAG
- a CDS encoding DUF4012 domain-containing protein codes for MSEQDDIEVIDLRQRVETLPRQTRLVPPTERDGRGSVGRSPRRRWAGAVVGALLVVGLAWAGVAALTLLRIRGDVGDTRTALLDARSVLTAGEVERAAELFGIAAADLRDLPDRVTGPAVWPARLVPTYNRTLDAVAELGRAGGLAAAAAGQVAEVLAEGEGGLGALTPRDGRVPVDRIAALTPMLEAAAADVGTALQMARDVPTTGVDDAVVEGRREFIEVLEPTADQLALGAEVTEVLPRIFGADGPRRYVVMASNPTEARGTGGFFGGYTVMEADNGELSFGPVGETLDLPVPPDPSVVEWVDPSLEERWALYGGSTRIRSINMTPDFPSAAGMVENYWASVLGDPVDGVIAVDPFAFEAMLEINGPIQVGDLGEVSSTEVVEFVSHSAYSLIGNPIERKRLIGNVAAQTLQGFLDGPGDVTPAAVLDALGSMTARDSLLIHSVHPDEQALLEEANLAGKLEAGPGDMLAIILNSGSGSKIDYFLDRTVRYDVALEDDGVATGVVSAGFVNTAPTSGELAYMIGPPDTPVDFGAGDNVTYVSVYTAPGTTFFETPDIGYADLPTSSSIELGFPVASTWMLIPSGQSRELIYSWSTPGAWTEEGDEVVYALRYIHQTAVRQTEVEVRVAVPDGMDAVDLPPGAEVVDGEVILTLEPQSDVDLEVRFAPRR; via the coding sequence GTGAGCGAACAAGACGACATCGAGGTCATCGACCTGCGTCAGCGCGTCGAGACCCTTCCTCGCCAGACCCGCCTGGTGCCTCCCACCGAGCGCGACGGTCGCGGGTCGGTCGGCCGGTCCCCCCGACGCCGGTGGGCGGGTGCCGTCGTCGGTGCGCTCCTCGTCGTCGGCCTCGCCTGGGCGGGTGTGGCGGCCCTGACCCTCCTGCGGATCCGTGGGGACGTCGGGGACACGCGGACCGCGCTGCTGGACGCGCGCAGCGTCCTGACGGCCGGTGAGGTGGAGCGGGCTGCGGAGCTGTTCGGCATCGCCGCTGCAGACCTGCGGGATCTCCCCGACCGGGTCACCGGTCCGGCGGTGTGGCCCGCCCGGTTGGTGCCGACGTACAACCGCACCCTGGACGCGGTCGCCGAGCTCGGTCGGGCCGGCGGCCTTGCCGCCGCCGCGGCAGGTCAGGTCGCCGAGGTCCTCGCCGAGGGAGAAGGAGGTCTCGGCGCGCTCACGCCACGGGACGGCCGTGTCCCGGTGGACCGCATCGCGGCGTTGACGCCCATGCTCGAGGCCGCCGCAGCGGACGTCGGGACCGCGCTGCAGATGGCCCGCGACGTGCCGACCACGGGGGTGGACGATGCGGTCGTCGAGGGCCGTCGCGAGTTCATCGAGGTGCTCGAGCCCACGGCCGACCAGCTGGCGCTCGGAGCGGAGGTCACAGAGGTGCTGCCCCGCATCTTCGGAGCGGATGGACCCAGGCGCTACGTGGTGATGGCCTCCAACCCGACCGAGGCACGTGGCACGGGCGGGTTCTTCGGCGGGTACACCGTGATGGAGGCAGACAACGGCGAGCTGTCCTTCGGGCCCGTCGGTGAGACCCTGGACCTCCCGGTGCCGCCGGACCCCAGCGTCGTGGAGTGGGTGGACCCCTCCCTGGAGGAGCGCTGGGCGCTGTACGGCGGCTCCACGCGCATCCGCAGCATCAACATGACGCCCGACTTCCCCTCCGCCGCGGGGATGGTGGAGAACTACTGGGCAAGCGTCCTGGGGGACCCAGTCGACGGCGTCATCGCCGTCGACCCGTTCGCCTTCGAGGCGATGCTGGAGATCAACGGTCCGATCCAGGTCGGTGACCTGGGCGAGGTCTCCTCCACCGAGGTGGTGGAGTTCGTCAGCCACTCCGCGTACTCGCTGATCGGCAACCCGATCGAGCGGAAGCGGCTGATCGGCAACGTGGCGGCCCAGACGCTGCAGGGGTTCCTCGACGGTCCGGGCGACGTGACGCCCGCCGCGGTGCTGGACGCGCTCGGCAGCATGACGGCACGGGACAGCCTGCTCATCCACTCGGTCCACCCCGACGAGCAGGCACTCCTGGAGGAGGCGAACCTCGCCGGCAAGCTCGAGGCCGGTCCGGGAGACATGCTCGCGATCATCCTGAACTCGGGATCGGGCTCCAAGATCGACTACTTCCTCGATCGGACCGTGCGCTACGACGTGGCCCTCGAGGACGATGGCGTCGCCACGGGCGTGGTGTCCGCCGGGTTCGTCAACACCGCACCCACGTCGGGTGAGCTGGCGTACATGATCGGACCGCCCGACACACCGGTTGACTTCGGCGCAGGCGACAACGTGACCTACGTCTCGGTCTACACCGCACCCGGGACGACCTTCTTCGAGACCCCCGACATCGGCTACGCCGACCTGCCGACCAGCTCGTCGATCGAGCTCGGCTTCCCGGTCGCGTCGACGTGGATGTTGATCCCGTCGGGCCAGTCCCGGGAGCTGATCTACTCCTGGTCGACCCCGGGGGCCTGGACCGAGGAGGGCGACGAGGTCGTCTACGCGCTGCGCTACATCCACCAGACCGCAGTTCGGCAGACCGAGGTCGAGGTCCGTGTCGCCGTTCCCGACGGCATGGACGCCGTCGACCTGCCCCCTGGGGCCGAGGTCGTGGACGGGGAGGTCATCCTGACGCTCGAGCCGCAGTCCGACGTCGACCTCGAGGTCCGGTTCGCCCCCCGTCGGTGA